The Amycolatopsis jiangsuensis nucleotide sequence GGCCAGGACGAGCAGCGGGCCGACGTCGAGCGTGTGCCAGATACCCTCGGCCATGCCCGCGCTGAAGGCGGTGTACACCACCAGCAGGATCGAGCCGCGGTCGACCAGCTTCAGCGGGGCCGAATGCCGCTGCACCCAGGGGCCGATCCAGCGGCGGGCGAGCTGGCCGGCGACGAACGGGACCAGCAGCTGCAGCACGATGTCGAGGACCGCCGAACCGCTCACACCCGGACCGCCGGTCGACAGCAGCAGCGCGACCAGCAGCGGGGTCACCACGATGCCGAGCAGATTCGACAGCGACGCACTGCAGATCGCCGCGGCCACATTGCCTTTCGCGACCGACGTGAACGCGATAGAGGACTGGACGGTCGAGGGCAGCAGGCAGAGGAACAGCACGCCGGTGTAGAGCGGCGAGGTGAGCAGGCCGGGGGAGAGCGCCGACGCGGCCAGACCCAGCAGCGGGAAGAGCACGAACGTCGCGCAGAGGACCGTGACGTGCAGCCGCCAGTGCCGGATCCCGTCCAGCGCCTCTTGCCCGGAAAGCCGGGCGCCGTAGAGGAAGAACAGCAGCCCGACCGCGATCTTCGAGGCGATCCCGAAGCCGGTCGCGGCCCCGCCGGTGGCCGGCAGCAGCGACGCGATGCCCACGGTGGCGAGGATCGCCGCGATGAACGGGTCGATCCGCAGCTTCGCCAGCACGGCGGTGACGAGGCGGGTGAGTGACGCGAGCACGGTGGTCATGGAGCTCCTTTCCCCGCCATTGTCCGGTGCCGCCCGGTCATTCGGAACACCGATGACCGTACTGACTGCCATTGCGAAATCCGATAACCTCGGCCGCATGCTGGACCCCCGGTTGTGCCGCTCCTTCCTCGCCGTCGCTGAAACCCGGAGTTTCACCGCGGCCGCGCGGCGGCTGGGGGTGGGCCAGCCCACTGTCAGCCAGCACATCCGGCGGCTGGAGCGCGAGGCGGGCGGACTGCTGTTCGCCAGGGACACGCACGCGGTCGACCTGACCGCGCGGGGGCAGGCGATGCTCGGCTTCGCGCAGACCATTGTGGACACCGAAGACCGCGCGGCCCGGCACTTCCGGGGCACGCAAGTGCGTGGCCGGGTCCGGTTCGGCGCCTCCGAGGACTTCGCGCTCGGGGTGCTGCCGGAGATCCTGCGCCGGCTGCGGCAGAGCCATCCGCTCGTCGATGTGGAGCTGCACGTCGAGCTGTCCGACGTGCTGGCCGAGCGGCTCACCGAAGGCCGGCTGGACCTGGTGCTCGGCAAACGCCGCCCGGGCGTGTCAGGGCCCGGGCGGGTGCTGCACCGCGAGCCGCTGGTGTGGATCGGCTCCCCGGCGACCACGCTGGAGCCCGGTCAGCCGGTACCGCTCGTGCAGTACCCGATGCCGTCGGTGACCCGGCGGCTGGCGGTCGAGGCACTGGAACGCGCGGGCCTCGAATGGCGCGCGGCCTGCCTCACCTCCAGCCTGACCGGCCTGCGCGCCGCGGCCACCGCCGGACTGGGCATCACAGTGCACGCCCGCAGCCTGGTCCCCGACGACCTCGTCGAACTGCCCGTCGGACAAGGCCTGCCCGACCCGGGTGACGTCGATTTCGTGCTGCTGTCCCGCGACCTCGTGGAGGGCCCGGTGGCCGCACTGGCGGACTTCGTGACGGCACGACTCGGCGACGACTAGGGAAAGCGCCGAGGTGATGCCCCTGCCGGGGAATCGGGGCCTGACCGGTGGCGGGGTGGGTGGAGTGGGGCCGGTAGTGCGGGGCCGCTCGCTATGGCTTTCGTCTGCTGCCGCGATTCCGCTCTGCTGCCGCGATTCCGCACTGCCGCGCGCTCCGCTCTGCTGCGACCACTCCGCTTCGCCGGCACTAAAGCCCGCCGCGCGGGAGTTCCGTTCGCAGCCGGGACAGTGCGCGGTGTTGCGCGACCCGGACCGCGCCGGGGGTCGAGTCCACTGCTTCCGCGGTTTCCTCCGCGGACAGGCCCAGTACCACTCGCAGCAGGACGATCTCGCGTTGGCGGTCCGGCAGGACGCGCAGCAACCGCGCCAGCTGGGTGTTCAGTTCCCCGCGCAGTGCCCGCTCCTGCGGGCCGTCCGCCGGGTCGGCCGCTTCCGGTGGATCGGGGATCGGCTCGGTGCGGTCGCGGGCCGCCGTGCGGTGGGCGTCGGCGACCTTGTGCTGGGCGATGCCGTAGACGAAGGCCAGGAACGGCTTTCCCTGCCTGCGGTAGCCGGGCAACGCGGTCAGCAGGGCAAGGCACGTCTCCTGGGCGAGGTCGTCGGCGGCGGCGTAACCACGGGCCAGTCCGCCGATCCGGGCCCGGCAGTACCGCACGACGAGGGGGTGCACCGCGGCGAGCAACCGGGAAACCGCCTCCGGGTCGCCCGCCACCGCGGCGTCCACCGGGCCGTCGAGGCGGGGCCAGCCGTCCGACGGCCGCGGTACCGCGGCATCGCGGTGGACCCGGAAAAGCGTGCCCTCCAGGTCGATCGCGGCGCGCAGGGCGTCGGTGAGTGCGGTGTCCGCTTCCCTCAGCGCGGCCATCAGGGCCTCCTCCGGATGGGCGGGACCGAGACGGCGTTTCAGCCGCTCCCGTGCGTGCCGGAGGTTCGAGCGGACGGTCGCGCCGGGCATGTCCAGCGCGGCGGAGATGGCGGCGTTCCCGAACCCGCCGAGTGACCAGGCCAGCACCAGGCGCTGCGTGCCCGGCAGCGTCGCGAGCAGCTCGACCCCAGGGCGTGCTGCTCGACGACCGCTGCCAGGCGGCCCGACGGCGAGCTCCCGGGCGGGGCGCCGTCGGCGAGACGCAGTGCGGCCAGCCGCACCGTGACCCGCGGATCACCCGATGGTGGCCACGTCGCGGCGACCGGGACGAACGCGTCGGCCGCCGCCTCGCACGCCGGGTCCGGGAGCAGGCCTGCCGCGCACAGGAACGCCACCAGCCGCGGGTACTCGGCACGGAAGAACTCGTCGAACCCCGCCACGCACACCTCCCCTGATTGACCCGAAGAGACAGGTGCGCCGAACCGGCGGCGAGATGTAACGATCCGATCTCGACACCGTGTGTGATGCCGGAACTACCCGAGTAACCGCTGTGGGTGCGGGGTGGGTGGACGGACAAGCACACGCCGTGCCGACACGATGTGACCTGAATCGAAAATCCACGCGGCGGCGGCGATCGGTGGTAACTTGGGCAGTCGGTCGAGGCGCTGCCCCCTGCCCGGGGCGGTCCGGCCGAAAAACCACCGAGCGCATCACGAACCGCGGTTCGTCGCGCGCCCGGACAACTTGTTTGACGTGCTCCGACAATGAGAGAGGAGGTGAAACGCGACAATGGAACTCACGACCACCAGCTGGCTCGCCCGTGCGGCGTGCCAGGACGAGGACCCGGAACTGTTCTTCCCGATTTCGGATGTGGGCCCCGGGGCCCGGCAGGTCGCCCAGGCGAAGGCGGTGTGCGCGCGCTGCCCGGTCCGCCAGGAGTGCCTTTCCTACGCTCTCGACAACGGCCTGGCCAACGGCATCTTCGGGGGCACCACCGAGCTGGAGCGCCGGAAGCTGGTCCGTACCGGCACCGGAGAGCGAACCGCCGGACATCGAGCCGCCTGAAACCCGGCCGGTGACCATTCCCGGCGGCGAGGGCGAGCGTTACTTTCACCGGAAACCGGAATTCGAAACCGGCCCGGTACGCGCCCGGGCGGCGATCGTGCACACGATCGCCGCCCGGGCGTTTTCTCTGTGCTTACCGCGGTGCTCCGGCGGCCTCGTCGGCGAGCCGTTCCATACCGCTGCGCGTTTTCAACGGCTGGTGCCGCAGGAACGCCACGGCGAGGACGACCAGTAGTGCGATCGGCGCGCTGATCAGGAACAGATCACTGGTCGCCACGCCGTAGGCCTCGCGGATCACCGCCGCAATCGGCTCCGGCAGCGTGCTCAGCTCCGGCACCTTGCCGCTGCCACCGCCGGGCAGCGCCGCGGCCGGGCCCAGGCCCTCGGTGATGAGCGTGCCGACCCGGCTGGCCAGCACCGCGCCGAGCGCGCTCACCCCGATCGATCCGCCGAGGCTGCGGAAGAACGACAGGGTCGAGGTGGCCGCGCCCAGATCCGCGGCGGGCACGTCGTTCTGGGTCACCAGCACGAGGTTCTGGTTGAGCATGCCCACGCCGACCCCGAGCACGAACATGAACAGGCTCAGTTCGAGCACGCTGCTGTGCGCGTCGACCAGGCCGAGCAGGGCCAGCCCCGCCGCCATCAGCACCGAGCCGGCCAGCAGGAACGGCTTCCACCGGCCGGTCCGGCTGATCAGCTGGCCGGACACGGTCGAGGACACCAGCAGGCCGAAAATCATCGGCAGGCTCATCAGCCCGGCCACCGTCGGCGACTTCCCCAGTGACAGCTGGAAGTACTGGGACAGGAACACGGTACCGCCGAACATCGCCACTCCCACCAGGAAGCTCGCGAGGGTGGCCAGCGAGACGGTGCGGTTGCGGAACAACGCCAGCGGGACGACCGGCTCGCGCACCTTCGACTCGACCCACCCGGCGAGCGCGAGCACCAGCACCCCGGCCGGCACGAGCACCGCGGTCTGCCAGGAGCCCCAGGCGAACTGCGACCCGGCGAGCGAGGACCAGACCAGCAGGGTGGACACCCCGAGCATGATCAGGAACGCCCCCAGGTAGTCCACTGTGGCCTCGCGGCGCACGGTCGGCAGCTTCAGCGTGCGTTGCAGCAGCAGGATGGCGGCGAGCGCGAACGGTATCCCGAGGAAGAAGCACCAGCGCCAGCCGAGCCACGCGGTGTCCACGACCACGCCGCCGATCAGCGGGCCCGCCACCGTGCCCACCGCGAACACCGCGCCGAACACCCCGGAGAACTTGCCGAGTTCGCGTGGCGACACGATGGCCGCCATGATCACCTGGGCGAGCGCGGTCAGCCCGCCGCCGCCGATGCCCTGGGCGATCCGGCTGCCGATCAGCACCTCGATGCTCGGCGCCAGCCCGGCGATCAGCGAACCGACCACGAACAGCCCGAGGGACACCTGGATCAGCAGCTTCTTGCTGTAGAGGTCGGCGAGCTTGCCCCACAACGGAACGGTGGCGGTCATCGCGAGCAGTTCGGTGGTCACGACCCAGGTGTAGGAGGACTGCGAGCCGCCGAGCTCGGAGACGATCCGCGGCAGCGCGTTGGCCACCACGGTGCCGGCCAGGATGGCGACGAAGATGCCCATCATCAGCCCGGACATCGCCTGCAACACCTGCCCCCGGCTCATCGTGGCCGGGGCGGGCGGTCTCTCCTGGGAAACGGTCATCGCGGTTCTCTCCGAACGTGGTGAGGTGGGGGATCAGGCGGGGCCGGCGAGACCGGTGGCCAGTGCCGCGGCCTCGTCGAACAGCTCCACCAGCGGCCGGGTTCCGTCCGATTCGGACCAGAGCCGCAGGGTGGCGGAGATCGTGCCGCCCAGCAGGGACAGCACGAGCGTGGGGAACACGTCCTTCGCCGGATCGGTCCCGCTGCGCCGGGCGACCGCCGCGGCGAGCGGTGCGAACGTCTCCGCGTCCAGCGCCAGCGCGCGCAGCGTGAGCCCGGGGTTGTCCAGGACGATCCGCAGCCGGGTCAGCCATTCCCGCGGGTCGCGGTCGATCTCCACGAGGTCCGCGCGGCTCGCGGCGAGCAGCGCGGCCAGCGAGCCCAGCTCCGGCGGCTGGGCGGCGAACCGCTCCAGCATCCGCGTCATCCGCTGCTCGCGGTCCGCGTGCGGAATCAGTACGGAGTCCTCTTTGGACGCGAAGTAGTTGAAGAAGGTGCGGGTGGAGACCCCGGCTTCCGCGGCGATGTCGTCGACGGTGACCTGGTCCAGACCATATTCGCCGATCAGCCGTACCGCGGTGGCCGAGAGGGTGCGGTGGGTCTCGAGCTTCTTGCGCTCGCGCAGGCCGGCCGGAGGCGTGGACATACGGACAGGCTAC carries:
- a CDS encoding TetR/AcrR family transcriptional regulator, whose amino-acid sequence is MSTPPAGLRERKKLETHRTLSATAVRLIGEYGLDQVTVDDIAAEAGVSTRTFFNYFASKEDSVLIPHADREQRMTRMLERFAAQPPELGSLAALLAASRADLVEIDRDPREWLTRLRIVLDNPGLTLRALALDAETFAPLAAAVARRSGTDPAKDVFPTLVLSLLGGTISATLRLWSESDGTRPLVELFDEAAALATGLAGPA
- a CDS encoding MDR family MFS transporter — its product is MSRGQVLQAMSGLMMGIFVAILAGTVVANALPRIVSELGGSQSSYTWVVTTELLAMTATVPLWGKLADLYSKKLLIQVSLGLFVVGSLIAGLAPSIEVLIGSRIAQGIGGGGLTALAQVIMAAIVSPRELGKFSGVFGAVFAVGTVAGPLIGGVVVDTAWLGWRWCFFLGIPFALAAILLLQRTLKLPTVRREATVDYLGAFLIMLGVSTLLVWSSLAGSQFAWGSWQTAVLVPAGVLVLALAGWVESKVREPVVPLALFRNRTVSLATLASFLVGVAMFGGTVFLSQYFQLSLGKSPTVAGLMSLPMIFGLLVSSTVSGQLISRTGRWKPFLLAGSVLMAAGLALLGLVDAHSSVLELSLFMFVLGVGVGMLNQNLVLVTQNDVPAADLGAATSTLSFFRSLGGSIGVSALGAVLASRVGTLITEGLGPAAALPGGGSGKVPELSTLPEPIAAVIREAYGVATSDLFLISAPIALLVVLAVAFLRHQPLKTRSGMERLADEAAGAPR
- a CDS encoding bile acid:sodium symporter family protein — encoded protein: MTTVLASLTRLVTAVLAKLRIDPFIAAILATVGIASLLPATGGAATGFGIASKIAVGLLFFLYGARLSGQEALDGIRHWRLHVTVLCATFVLFPLLGLAASALSPGLLTSPLYTGVLFLCLLPSTVQSSIAFTSVAKGNVAAAICSASLSNLLGIVVTPLLVALLLSTGGPGVSGSAVLDIVLQLLVPFVAGQLARRWIGPWVQRHSAPLKLVDRGSILLVVYTAFSAGMAEGIWHTLDVGPLLVLAGVCVVLLAVVLGATGGGAKLLGFDRADRITIVFCGSKKSLASGLPMATVLFGHSEVGLIVLPLMLFHQIQLIVCAAMARRYARRAPAEEPEGLVAAG
- the shbA gene encoding RNA polymerase sigma factor ShbA, producing MAALREADTALTDALRAAIDLEGTLFRVHRDAAVPRPSDGWPRLDGPVDAAVAGDPEAVSRLLAAVHPLVVRYCRARIGGLARGYAAADDLAQETCLALLTALPGYRRQGKPFLAFVYGIAQHKVADAHRTAARDRTEPIPDPPEAADPADGPQERALRGELNTQLARLLRVLPDRQREIVLLRVVLGLSAEETAEAVDSTPGAVRVAQHRALSRLRTELPRGGL
- a CDS encoding LysR substrate-binding domain-containing protein, with protein sequence MLDPRLCRSFLAVAETRSFTAAARRLGVGQPTVSQHIRRLEREAGGLLFARDTHAVDLTARGQAMLGFAQTIVDTEDRAARHFRGTQVRGRVRFGASEDFALGVLPEILRRLRQSHPLVDVELHVELSDVLAERLTEGRLDLVLGKRRPGVSGPGRVLHREPLVWIGSPATTLEPGQPVPLVQYPMPSVTRRLAVEALERAGLEWRAACLTSSLTGLRAAATAGLGITVHARSLVPDDLVELPVGQGLPDPGDVDFVLLSRDLVEGPVAALADFVTARLGDD
- a CDS encoding WhiB family transcriptional regulator; protein product: MELTTTSWLARAACQDEDPELFFPISDVGPGARQVAQAKAVCARCPVRQECLSYALDNGLANGIFGGTTELERRKLVRTGTGERTAGHRAA